Proteins encoded together in one Campylobacter peloridis LMG 23910 window:
- a CDS encoding nitrosative stress-response regulator, Crp/Fnr family, with protein MDKHFEILTSMGKKIHFKKGNILFFEGEKASKILILLSGKVRIYKVNTKGFELTLHTLNPISFIAEMPVFERINYPANAICEQDCEICVLEFDYFKNLCLENGEISFLLLTSLFSKIRILENFIRQRSLDLKSRLLSFLLENEEKLQNLKQKEIAVILNLPPESLSRFLKELKQNELICTNKGKIVILNKEKMQNLIKSF; from the coding sequence ATGGATAAACACTTTGAAATCTTAACTTCTATGGGTAAAAAAATTCATTTTAAAAAAGGAAATATTTTATTTTTTGAAGGTGAAAAAGCTAGTAAAATTTTGATACTACTAAGTGGCAAAGTGCGTATATATAAAGTAAATACTAAAGGATTTGAATTAACTTTGCATACACTAAATCCTATAAGTTTTATAGCAGAGATGCCAGTATTTGAAAGGATTAATTACCCAGCTAATGCAATTTGCGAGCAAGATTGTGAAATTTGTGTGCTTGAGTTTGATTATTTTAAAAATTTATGCTTAGAAAATGGAGAGATTAGTTTTTTACTTTTAACTTCATTATTTAGTAAAATTCGTATTTTAGAAAATTTCATCAGACAAAGATCGTTAGATTTAAAATCAAGATTACTTAGTTTTTTATTGGAAAATGAGGAAAAATTGCAAAATTTAAAGCAAAAAGAAATAGCTGTGATTTTAAATTTGCCACCAGAATCTTTATCGCGTTTTTTAAAAGAATTAAAACAAAATGAACTTATTTGCACAAATAAAGGTAAAATAGTGATTTTAAATAAAGAAAAAATGCAAAATTTAATTAAGTCTTTTTAA
- a CDS encoding amino acid ABC transporter permease: MDFDFLIKYSPMFIQATWLTLKLAIYGVFFSFLVGLFCVGISFFKFPLLNVICKIYIEFSRNTPLLIQLFFLYYALPEFNIHLSSFVCAVIGLSFLGGSYMAESLRAGIEAVKKQQYESGLSLGLNSFQNFRYVILPQALGIAMPSISANIIFLLKETSVVSIIALADLVYVAKDLIGLYYKSNEALFALVLCYLILILPLSLVLNRIEKRLNYV, from the coding sequence ATGGATTTTGATTTTTTAATCAAGTATAGCCCTATGTTTATACAAGCTACATGGCTTACTTTAAAACTTGCTATTTATGGAGTATTTTTTTCATTTTTAGTAGGTTTATTTTGTGTTGGCATAAGTTTTTTTAAATTTCCTTTGTTAAATGTGATTTGTAAAATTTATATAGAATTTTCAAGAAACACTCCATTGTTAATCCAACTTTTCTTTTTATATTATGCTTTACCTGAATTTAATATTCATCTTAGTTCTTTTGTCTGTGCTGTGATAGGACTTAGTTTTTTAGGGGGTTCTTATATGGCTGAGAGTTTAAGAGCGGGTATAGAAGCAGTTAAAAAACAACAATACGAATCAGGGCTTTCTTTAGGTTTAAACTCGTTTCAAAATTTTCGTTATGTGATACTACCTCAAGCCTTAGGTATAGCTATGCCAAGTATAAGTGCAAATATCATTTTTTTACTCAAAGAAACTTCAGTAGTGAGTATTATTGCTTTAGCTGATTTAGTATATGTAGCTAAAGATCTTATAGGGCTTTATTATAAAAGCAATGAAGCTTTGTTTGCTTTAGTGCTTTGTTATTTGATTTTAATTTTACCTTTATCTTTAGTGCTAAATCGCATAGAAAAAAGGCTAAATTATGTTTGA
- a CDS encoding amino acid ABC transporter permease — MFEILNQDTFFRLAQGLKVTLELSLISVLVSLVGGVFFGILMHSKNKYLYIFCRFMLEFVRIMPLIVWLFIVHFGLAKWFGWHLSALGSSVIVFSIWGVFEMMDLVRSSLASIPKHQYESGLSLGFNKFQVYIFIIIPLSLRRLLPMSINLFTRMIKSTSVIYLIGGIELIKVGQQVIELNLFQNSYAAFIIYGLILLIYFILCYPLSVYSKFLEKKWS, encoded by the coding sequence ATGTTTGAAATTTTAAATCAAGATACCTTTTTTAGACTAGCACAAGGTTTAAAGGTTACTTTAGAACTTTCATTGATTAGCGTTTTGGTTTCATTAGTGGGCGGAGTATTCTTTGGAATTTTAATGCATTCTAAGAATAAATACCTTTATATTTTTTGTCGTTTTATGCTTGAATTTGTGCGTATTATGCCTTTAATTGTTTGGCTTTTTATAGTGCATTTTGGCTTAGCCAAATGGTTTGGATGGCATTTAAGTGCTTTAGGTTCGAGTGTTATTGTTTTTAGTATTTGGGGTGTATTTGAAATGATGGATTTGGTAAGATCATCTTTAGCAAGCATACCAAAACATCAATACGAATCAGGATTATCACTAGGTTTTAATAAATTTCAAGTTTATATTTTTATCATTATACCTTTATCTTTAAGAAGATTATTGCCAATGAGTATTAATCTTTTTACAAGAATGATTAAAAGCACTTCAGTGATTTATTTAATCGGTGGTATAGAGCTTATCAAAGTTGGTCAGCAAGTTATAGAATTAAATTTATTCCAAAATTCTTATGCAGCTTTTATAATATATGGTTTGATTTTATTAATTTATTTTATACTTTGTTATCCTTTGTCAGTATATTCAAAGTTTTTAGAGAAAAAATGGAGTTAA
- a CDS encoding pathogenesis-associated glutamine ABC transporter, ATP-binding protein: MSILKIQNLQKYYNDHHVLKDINLEVKQKEVVVILGPSGCGKSTLLRCINGLEEMADGAIFIDNEKVDKNYKKWTQIRQKIGMVFQSYELFDHLNVEQNILLGPLKVQKRKKEEVLEEAKYWLERVGLLHKLKAYPKELSGGQKQRIAIVRSLCMNPEIMLFDEVTAALDPEIVREVLDVILNLAKDGMTMLIVTHEMGFAKAVADKIVFMDDGKIVEISNPNEFFENPKSERAKKFLNLFDFHR; encoded by the coding sequence ATGAGTATATTAAAAATACAAAATTTACAAAAATACTACAATGATCATCATGTTTTAAAAGATATAAATTTAGAAGTTAAGCAAAAAGAAGTAGTAGTTATTCTTGGGCCAAGTGGTTGTGGAAAATCTACGCTTTTAAGGTGTATCAATGGTTTGGAAGAAATGGCTGATGGAGCTATATTTATAGATAATGAAAAAGTTGATAAAAACTATAAAAAATGGACGCAAATTCGCCAAAAAATTGGCATGGTTTTTCAATCTTATGAACTTTTTGATCACTTAAATGTCGAGCAAAATATACTTTTAGGGCCTTTAAAAGTTCAAAAAAGAAAAAAAGAAGAAGTTTTAGAAGAAGCAAAATACTGGCTTGAAAGGGTAGGGCTTTTGCATAAATTAAAAGCTTATCCTAAAGAATTAAGTGGCGGGCAAAAGCAACGCATAGCTATAGTTAGAAGTCTTTGTATGAATCCTGAAATTATGCTTTTTGATGAAGTTACAGCAGCACTTGATCCTGAGATTGTGCGTGAAGTTTTAGATGTAATTTTAAATTTAGCAAAAGATGGAATGACTATGCTTATAGTTACACATGAAATGGGCTTTGCTAAAGCAGTGGCCGATAAGATAGTTTTTATGGATGATGGAAAAATAGTAGAAATTTCAAATCCTAATGAATTTTTTGAAAATCCAAAAAGCGAGCGTGCGAAAAAATTTCTCAACTTATTTGATTTTCATCGTTAA
- a CDS encoding cysteine ABC transporter substrate-binding protein, which produces MKKIVFLSFFIALIFSACSSSKPSENSLERIKQQGIVRIGVFGDKPPFGYLDAQGKNQGYDVYFAKRIAKELLGDETKVQFVLVEAANRVEFLESNKVDVILANFTKTPEREAVVDFALPYMKVALGVVAPKGTDIKTIDDLKNKTLILNKGTTADAYFTKNMPEIKTIKFDQNTETFAALIGKRGDALSHDNALLFAWAKENPNFEVVIKELGNKDVIAPAVKKGDEAMLKFINELILKLENEQFFHKAYDATLKPFFSDDIKADDVVIEGGKI; this is translated from the coding sequence ATGAAAAAAATTGTTTTTTTATCTTTTTTTATAGCACTTATTTTTAGTGCTTGCTCTAGCTCTAAACCAAGTGAAAATTCTTTAGAAAGAATAAAACAGCAAGGCATAGTCCGTATAGGTGTTTTTGGTGATAAGCCACCATTTGGTTATTTAGACGCTCAAGGGAAAAATCAAGGTTATGATGTGTATTTTGCTAAACGCATAGCTAAAGAACTTTTAGGCGATGAAACAAAAGTACAATTTGTTTTAGTTGAAGCAGCTAATAGAGTAGAATTTTTAGAATCAAATAAAGTAGATGTAATTTTAGCAAATTTTACCAAAACTCCAGAAAGAGAAGCTGTGGTTGATTTTGCTTTACCTTATATGAAAGTTGCTCTTGGTGTGGTTGCTCCTAAAGGAACAGATATTAAAACCATAGATGATTTAAAAAACAAAACTTTAATCCTTAACAAAGGAACAACAGCAGATGCGTATTTTACAAAAAATATGCCTGAAATTAAAACCATTAAATTTGACCAAAATACAGAAACTTTTGCAGCATTGATTGGAAAAAGAGGGGATGCGTTAAGCCATGATAATGCTTTGCTTTTTGCATGGGCTAAAGAAAATCCAAATTTTGAAGTAGTGATTAAAGAACTTGGTAATAAAGATGTTATAGCACCAGCTGTAAAAAAGGGCGATGAAGCTATGTTAAAATTTATCAATGAATTGATACTAAAACTTGAAAATGAGCAATTTTTTCATAAAGCATATGATGCTACTTTAAAGCCATTTTTTAGCGA